The Montipora capricornis isolate CH-2021 chromosome 6, ASM3666992v2, whole genome shotgun sequence genome has a window encoding:
- the LOC138050854 gene encoding uncharacterized protein, with protein sequence MDSDSDLAEALDEFEQIGGAAPGRFVFERLPVVERRSVRLGVRERVFQLRPRQIGAFIPRQRLTDALVQGLRTALDDLINDQDIPDGDRIYIALASNRIANAYNGWGLRAGEWRAQGPRVDALLGNLSHMLNSNEQFEMDDSFTLSFVHVRGAPTGSGYKRKHLPGHQASTRLREFKRCVLRVPQDDQHLCCPRAIVLARGVHQHRDDPPRRRQWTRCRGNHRRITRAAQTLLDEVDLPPQPCGPEQLQQLVTAPSLEDYTLVVVDANRAYACFAYGRGDTLLGLLHEDGHYDALSSLPGFFGQDYFCGQCFQAYHNLGRHACRNNRHHCGACLQNGCPDYTEAYRQYRSAQTPCILCGRSFYGDTCLQTHRSKTHTGQAADAEHPAVCATRRQCKECHHTLRGLKEIRTHRCGYRKCSCCKKDVDVHSHRCFLQVEKTPAEERRLTRQRLSFQRILSQGLAPLLENEAAGLHAFLAGDNDDDDEEEDDEEPPLHVFFDIESMQVEGRHVPNLVVAETEDDDDPPVSFQGDDCLFHFLEWLETLTENGTRPLTVIAHNFKGYDSYPVIDELHRQKRDLEQIRNGGKVLQLTYPHEQTTIRFIDSLSFFQMPLSDFPKTFGLTELKKGYFPHLINTPDHQAYVGRLPDKAFYMPDGMSVKKRHEFDTWYDDQAAREVVFDFQAELLAYCQSDVKLLKQGCLTFMRDFQARAEFNPFEQMTVASACNRYLRMHCMEEETIASEPLLGWRGRINHSQASMEWLTWCEHHLRQRAYLTLSPEEHENHEALARAYGQYDPHHPLHRQRIQHARNEGEYRIPGTRYTVDGYDADTKTVYEFCGCFWHGCRTCHPQRTDVHPTLLDRTMDEVRALVDKKRTFLISRGYQVVTMWECAWNTLKQTNQDIMDFLARQHLQAPLEPRDAFYGGRTNAVRLYAHVDEEKEEEIRYDDYTSLYPWVNKYGTYPLGHPTFLYEPDTTDLSPYFGLAKCTVLPPQRLYHPVLPYRSHDKLTFPLCRTCVEENISKPLLEKTHACHHTDEERVLVGTWCTPELDVAVQKGYVIQHVHEVWHFDQQRTGLFQSYVNTWLQIKEEASGWPEGCTTPAQKQVHVDAYYAREGIRLDPAKIEKNPGLRALAKMMLNSMWGKFGQRINKTQVREFTEPQPFIEFLDSDQHDVRYVSSLTEDRVEVHYKLQTHDVLPSPNLNIFIAAFTTCHARLRLYRALDHLGERVLYFDTDSVIYLHRPGDPPLDPPRGAYLGDFKDELDAGDHIVEFCSGGPKNYGYKTKNGHVVCKVRGFSLNVEGMTQLNYDILRQNTLDELHRPLDRPRTTRVTQSHTIQRNAKTYTLETQPSHKDYRLVYSKRVLDPTTAQTYPYGYERFTEEDLDLAQILADLFRDE encoded by the coding sequence ATGGATAGCGATAGTGACTTGGCTGAAGCACTCGACGAGTTTGAACAAATTGGAGGTGCTGCTCCAGGACGTTTCGTCTTTGAAAGACTTCCTGTGGTCGAACGGCGTAGTGTCCGTCTCGGTGTTCGTGAACGCGTCTTTCAACTTCGTCCTCGACAGATCGGAGCGTTCATCCCCCGACAACGTCTCACCGATGCCCTCGTGCAAGGTCTTCGTACCGCTCTAGACGACTTAATCAACGATCAAGACATTCCCGATGGCGATCGCATTTACATCGCTCTAGCCTCCAATCGTATTGCCAATGCCTACAACGGTTGGGGTCTACGGGCCGGAGAATGGCGCGCTCAAGGTCCACGCGTGGATGCTTTACTTGGGAATCTTTCCCACATGCTCAACTCGAACGAACAATTTGAAATGGACGATTCCTTCACCCTCTCCTTCGTTCACGTACGCGGGGCTCCCACCGGTTCCggttacaaaagaaaacatttaccaGGGCATCAAGCGTCGACGCGTCTCAGAGAATTCAAGCGCTGTGTCTTACGCGTTCCACAGGATGATCAACATCTATGCTGTCCACGCGCCATCGTTCTGGCTCGAGGGGTCCATCAACATCGAGACGATCCCCCACGCCGTCGACAATGGACTCGCTGTCGCGGTAACCATCGTCGCATCACACGAGCGGCTCAAACACTTCTAGACGAAGTCGATCTTCCTCCTCAACCCTGTGGTCCTGAACAACTTCAACAACTCGTCACCGCTCCCAGTCTTGAAGACTACACCCTCGTGGTCGTAGATGCCAACCGCGCTTATGCTTGTTTCGCTTACGGTCGTGGGGACACGTTGTTAGGACTCTTACACGAAGACGGTCATTACGATGCCTTGTCTTCCTTACCCGGGTTCTTCGGTCAAGATTACTTCTGCGGTCAGTGTTTCCAAGCCTATCACAATTTAGGTCGGCATGCCTGCCGTAACAATCGACATCATTGCGGCGCCTGCTTGCAAAACGGATGCCCTGATTATACCGAGGCCTACCGACAGTACCGCTCGGCTCAGACCCCCTGTATTCTCTGTGGACGTTCCTTCTACGGAGACACGTGTCTCCAAACCCATCGATCCAAGACCCACACCGGTCAAGCCGCGGATGCTGAACATCCCGCCGTCTGTGCCACCCGTCGTCAGTGTAAAGAATGTCATCACACGTTACGTGGTCTCAAAGAGATCCGAACTCATCGGTGCGGGTATCGGAAATGTTCGTGCTGCAAGAAAGACGTCGACGTCCATTCCCATCGATGTTTCTTACAAGTCGAAAAGACCCCCGCTGAAGAACGACGCTTGACACGACAGCGACTCTCCTTCCAAAGGATCCTGAGTCAGGGACTGGCGCCTCTCTTAGAAAACGAGGCCGCTGGATTGCACGCTTTCCTGGCGGGCgataacgacgacgacgacgaggaGGAGGACGATGAGGAACCACCCTTGCACGTTTTCTTTGACATTGAGAGTATGCAAGTCGAGGGACGTCACGTGCCCAATCTGGTGGTGGCCGAAACAGAAGACGACGACGATCCTCCCGTCTCGTTCCAAGGAGATGACTGTCTCTTTCATTTTCTGGAATGGTTAGAAACACTCACCGAAAACGGAACGCGACCCCTAACAGTCATCGCTCATAATTTCAAAGGGTATGACAGTTATCCCGTCATCGACGAACTCCACCGGCAAAAGAGAGACCTGGAACAAATCCGAAACGGTGGGAAAGTCCTCCAACTCACCTACCCTCATGAACAGACGACCATACGATTCATCGATTCGCTGTCCTTCTTCCAGATGCCGCTGAGCGATTTCCCCAAGACGTTCGGGCTCACCGAGCTCAAGAAAGGATACTTTCCGCATTTGATCAATACCCCCGACCATCAAGCGTATGTAGGCCGACTTCCCGACAAAGCCTTCTACATGCCCGACGGCATGTCCGTCAAGAAACGTCACGAGTTCGATACCTGGTACGACGACCAAGCGGCACGAGAGGTCGTCTTTGATTTCCAAGCCGAACTTTTAGCCTACTGCCAATCGGACGTGAAACTCTTGAAACAAGGATGTCTCACGTTCATGCGGGATTTTCAAGCACGCGCTGAATTCAATCCCTTTGAACAAATGACCGTCGCCTCTGCCTGTAATCGCTACTTACGTATGCATTGTATGGAAGAAGAGACCATCGCTTCCGAACCTCTCCTAGGATGGCGAGGTCGTATCAATCATTCCCAAGCCTCCATGGAATGGTTGACGTGGTGCGAACACCATCTACGACAACGAGCCTACCTGACCCTCTCGCCGGAAGAACACGAGAACCACGAAGCCCTAGCTCGTGCCTACGGACAGTACGATCCTCATCATCCCTTGCACCGCCAACGTATTCAGCATGCTCGAAACGAGGGCGAGTACCGTATTCCTGGTACCCGATACACGGTCGACGGTTACGATGCCGATACCAAGACCGTCTACGAGTTCTGCGGGTGCTTCTGGCACGGATGTCGGACTTGTCATCCCCAACGCACCGACGTGCATCCGACCTTACTCGATCGCACCATGGACGAGGTCCGTGCTCTCGTCGACAAGAAACGCACGTTTCTCATCAGCCGTGGGTACCAAGTCGTGACCATGTGGGAATGCGCCTGGAATACCCTCAAACAAACGAACCAGGACATCATGGACTTTCTAGCCCGTCAACACCTTCAAGCCCCCCTTGAACCACGAGACGCTTTTTACGGAGGTCGGACCAATGCCGTACGTCTCTACGCTCACGTCGACGAGGAGAAAGAGGAAGAAATCCGATACGACGATTACACGTCCTTGTATCCTTGGGTCAACAAGTACGGCACCTATCCACTCGGTCATCCCACCTTCCTGTATGAACCCGACACCACCGATCTCTCGCCTTATTTTGGGTTGGCCAAATGTACCGTCCTTCCACCCCAACGTCTCTACCATCCCGTGTTGCCTTACCGTAGTCACGACAAACTCACGTTTCCCTTGTGTCGTACCTGCGTCgaagagaacatttccaaacctcttttAGAAAAGACACACGCCTGTCATCACACGGACGAAGAACGTGTCCTTGTCGGTACCTGGTGCACCCCCGAACTCGACGTGGCTGTACAGAAAGGTTACGTCATTCAACACGTCCACGAAGTATGGCATTTCGATCAGCAACGTACGGGACTTTTCCAATCCTACGTGAACACGTGGCTCCAAATCAAAGAAGAAGCCAGCGGTTGGCCCGAAGGATGTACCACACCTGCTCAAAAACAAGTCCACGTCGATGCGTACTATGCTCGGGAAGGCATTCGTCTTGATCCCGCCAAAATCGAAAAGAACCCTGGACTCCGAGCCCTGGCTAAGATGATGCTCAACTCCATGTGGGGCAAGTTCGGGCAACGGATCAACAAGACTCAGGTCCGAGAATTCACCGAACCTCAACCGTTCATCGAGTTCCTCGACAGCGATCAACACGATGTCCGTTACGTCAGTTCCTTGACCGAAGACCGGGTCGAAGTCCACTACAAACTCCAAACGCACGATGTCTTGCCTTCACCCAACCTCAACATCTTCATTGCTGCCTTCACCACCTGTCATGCCCGACTCCGTCTCTATCGAGCCCTCGATCATCTCGGTGAACGCGTGCTCTACTTCGACACCGACTCGGTCATCTACCTCCATCGTCCTGGCGATCCGCCCTTGGACCCTCCACGAGGCGCCTACCTTGGCGACTTCAAGGATGAATTGGATGCGGGCGATCACATTGTGGAATTCTGCTCGGGCGGTCCTAAGAACTACGGTTACAAGACCAAGAACGGACACGTCGTGTGCAAGGTCCGCGGTTTCTCCCTCAACGTCGAAGGGATGACTCAATTGAATTACGATATCTTGCGTCAAAACACTCTGGATGAATTGCATCGTCCTCTAGACCGACCGCGTACCACCCGTGTCACGCAATCTCACACCATTCAAAGAAATGCCAAGACCTACACCTTGGAAACCCAACCTTCTCACAAGGACTACCGGCTCGTCTACTCCAAACGAGTCCTGGATCCCACCACGGCCCAGACCTACCCTTACGGTTACGAACGGTTCACCGAAGAGGATCTGGATCTCGCTCAAATTTTAGCGGACCTATTTAGGGACGAGTAG